DNA sequence from the Liolophura sinensis isolate JHLJ2023 chromosome 1, CUHK_Ljap_v2, whole genome shotgun sequence genome:
AAACGGAGACACTCGCTGCATTCTGTGTCTTCTTCGCCCAGCCCTGGTCGTGGTCTAGTACGGCAGAAATCTAGGCGATCTCCATCTGACGAAGGAAGATACTGTGATTCAGCAACCAGAACTGCACGTTCGTCATCTTATGCCTCTAGTCGTCTATCTGAGAGGGAACATCATAGGTATAGGTCCCCCTCAGACAGTCCAAGATACTGTTCTGGGAGAAGGTACAGCAGGAACTCTTATTCCAGGTCAAGGTCACACAGTCCTAGACGAAGACATTCTGGACATAGTTCATCCTCTGGTACATCCAGGCATGGAAGCAGGACGTCCAGTAGGTCATGCTCCCGCAGTCCAGATAGAAGAAGTGACTTGCTCAGAAGATCCCCCATTTGCAGAAATCGTTACAGGCGAAAAGGGAGATGGTCCAGCTCGTCTAGATCTTTCTCCAGGAGCCATACTCCAGACTCCGACAGAGAAAAGAAACCTCTGTACAGACGGTCCTCCATATGTAGCCCTGTCAGCAGAAGGTCTTCCTCAAGTAGCCCAGGACGTCGTGTAAGAGATAGATCTAGGAGTAATTCCCGATCGAGATATACAAGACATTCCCAGGGTGAATGGGCACCGTCACAGAGTTCAGGAACAAGATCAAGAAAATCCCCAGGGACCCCTGTAAGACGTTTAAGGAGACAGTCATCAAGTCAAAAATCCCAATCTCCTGGCCCGCTGAAGCATTCTGAGGAGATAAGACACACTGTGAAAAGAAACTCTTCCCCAAGTTTGAGGAGAAGATCACACAGAGTGTCTTCACGAGACAAGTTCCCTTCAGATGCAAGACAAGACGGCCACGATGAGTGCTGTGAAGGCTCGGATCTTAGCTCTGGTGATGAGAAAGAAGGCTGTCTTTCTTCAGTTATTGTTTCCCACCGTGTCCGTCGAAGTTCATGTGATAAAACTGAGGAAAGGAGGTCTTCTGTTGGgtattttaaaattgaaaaccaTGATTATGATAATAATGAGGCAATTCAAGAAAAGAAGGCGACTCGTGAAGGCGTTTGCTATGGCCAAGATAAAATAATACCTGTAAGCCTATGCATGTCACAAGTTGCTGTTTTGAGTACAGTATTAAACTCTAGTGGAAGTCCTGTAAGACAGTTTGAGGCAAAGACATTGGATGACCTAGACTCTGAGCGTGCTAGGCTTCTCTTGGAATTGGATGACCTGAAAAATAGTGACTCTGACACAGCAAGTGTCATTTCACATTATTCCAAGGCATCAAACTGTTCACATGGGAATAAAAAGTTGTCACCTGtccagaaaaacacaaaatttgaaGAGGAAAAAGCTGTTGCAGACGGCAAACAGATCAAACTAGAGAGTAAATCAAGTAATGCAAGTATTCTTACTCCTGAAACCTTTAGGTCAGAAATGACAAATTCTTCTTGTCTTCCAAATGCTATATTAGAAAGCCAACAGGGGTTGCTCCAGAACTTCGGATCCAGCCAGTCTCCTGAACCATACTACAGTCAACCTCAGTGTTCAAATCTGCAGACTCCAGTGATAGCAGAATCTTGGAGTTCCATAATGTGCAAcatagaaaatgaaaaacaagaaGTTGTTCGTGGTCATACATTGAATGTGTCAAAAGTGGAGCAAACACAAACCTTACCAGGAACTGTGTCTGAGAATGTGCCAGATATGTTTCAGTTAGAATGTAAAACAGCGCTTaacaaaatggaaaaactgaaaCGTAAGCAAGAAGGACAGAGAGCACAGGCTCTTTTTAATTCACCTTTGCATACCTGGCTGTCGTTGTTCATTCCAAGCTCCAGCAATGTATATGATGAAGTTCTGCAGGAAATTTGTCGATGCATGAAGTTACCAAGAACAAAGATATTTTCAGGACTTTCTAAAAAGTCCCGAAAGGCAACCCGCAAAATTGCCGATCGGTTGGCCAGAATATGTACAGCTATGGAAGGGacttctgataaaattaaaacttcaacATCGATTTCAATGGACTCTCCAAGTTCAGCAGGCAGTTACTATACAGTCAAAGATTGGTTTGCAACTTTTATCAATCCAGGGGCAAAATACTTTAATGCAGTTGTGGAAGATGCTCTTTTATCATTAGATATTTCTccattttacaaaattacatcCTTACCTAATGAACATTGCTCCCAGCTACGGAACAGAGCAGAGTTTTATCGGAAACTGTGGGAAAAATTAAATTTGCCGAGTTACACTGATAGTTCGGGTAGTGTTAACTGTACAGAACAAAGTACTGAAAGCGATATCCAACAGCCGCCATTGAGCAAAGCACAAAAACCTGTAGAGAATTTGAATGAAGGAAATTATTGTTACAGAGTCAGAAATTACAGTGTTCCAACAACCAGTTTGCAAGAAACAGTCCTGTGTGATTCCTGTGGAAAGAATCCAGACATAATTGGTTTGAATTTAGCCATAAAAAATCTGAAGGAGGTCAAGACGAGTGTAGAGAGGGCTGCAGCGTATTTGAAGGAGTATGTGGGGCATATGAAAATTGTTCTGTGGAATGCGAAAGCTTTTCAGTCAATCCGTTTCAGTCTGGACAAGTCTCGTGGCCTGTTGAGCACTGTCAATGCATTTTCTTCACCTATAAAGCGACATTTTTGTGATCTAGCTCCAGCCTATGAAAATTTGGTTAAGGTGATAGGtttctcaaaatatttctttttcaagagTAGGAAAGTACAAATTGAACTGGTGATATCTTCTTTGAAGGCTGTGCTAGAAATCCTTGATAGTGCAATTCTTTCTGCCACATGCAGTCTGGGAGAACTACAGGTTCCAGAAATCAACACTGAGGAAAACCATGAAAGCTGTAATCAATGTTTCCATTATATCCACACCTCTTTACAGTCTACTGCTGCTTCAGACTTTATTTCGCTGGAAGCAAATCAGTCTTCAGGACATTCCTCTAACAACATGTACTCCCCTTCTGAACCAACATCGGAACATTCAAGTGCCGATGAGCAGAGTCAGATCCCCAAATTCAATTTTAATACAAGTTGGTTACTTAAAGACATTTTGGCAACTTTCGAAAGACTGAAGAAAACCTTTGAGAATGGTCACTTAGATTGTTCGTGGAAAGGCACTAGGATGCTTGAGGAAATCACAGAAAAGCTGTTATTGCCTGATGAAATGAGACATGGTATTTTATATGGTGGTCAAGGCATCTGGTTACAGCAAACTTTATCAAAGAAAAAGTACTACCAGTTGATGAGCTTCAGAGGAGAGATATTGAGGATTAATCAGCTGTTACAGAAATATAATGAGCGAAAGCTTACACTCCAGCATCTACAAAGATCAAAACGTAAAATGCTAAATAAGAGATGGAATGTTTTCAGTATTTATACTGATAAGCTCAGCCATGCATCACTACAAAGACTTCAAGATCAGTCTAAAATATTGAATGAATGTTTATTGTGCCTTGAAAGTGCCAGATATCCAGAAATTCAAACATACAAGACGGATGAGATGCGGGAAAGACTGCAGCATCTTGTGGAACGAATACCAGCGGCCATTGAGCTGTGTCAAAAGGGACTGGTAAGGcttgttaaattaaattattttaatgtaGCTATGCAGTGGTTATCCCATCAGCATATTATGACAAAATATGATGATGTCGGTTGATCAGTGCATGTGAATGACATGATCACTGTACAAGTCACAACTGTTGTCACATTTGCTATTCTGTTTGATATTGAGGTAAAATCTTGATCAAATTTCTGTGACATGTTTCCAtgacaaaaaatgttaaatttgaagAATTTGATTGCCAAACCGCTTGAGATAAAGACTCCATAATTGGAATGCTAATTCAAATTGAAGTGGACTAGCTTTGTTAAACTGCCAGGGTTGTTTGGCCAAGTTTCTAGTTGCCATGgtcaaaaaaattaacatgcatgtagcaaGCTTCAGTGATGTGATTGCAATAGAAGTAAAGAGATAAGGATTTCATGTTTGAAAAGAAGCTTCATATTGAGGTCAGCAAGGTTCGTATTTAACCTGGCCATTTTGATCATTTTGTCCATGGAGACTGACTAGAAACACAAAGTATGAATGATATGGACATATAGTCAAGCCATTTAACACAGGAATGGAGTGATTTGCCGGTAGGTTCCTTTTGGAGTCTGGAATCAAAACGGATAGAGACCAATGAGGGCATTTCTGAAGTAGAGAAAATTGTCACCGATATATTGAAGTAGTTCAAGTTTTAGAGTATACTACTGCGGTGTAAACCTGCCTAGAGCATCATTATTGTGAAGTACAATACCTGTCCTTAGTTCATACAATACGTGTCAAATTATCTTTCTTTACAATAAAATGTTAGTGTTGGACCTATATCACATTTGCATAATTTTCCTAATTATGAGTCATGATTAACTTTTTGTACAGGTAGATAGAACTTCGCGAAAACTCTTGCACTAGTACtgcaaaaaaagaagaaaaaattatttatcacAGTTATTGACATTTTTACACAACAATATTCAGACTTAAATCTGAGACAGCTTTTTGTAATTCCAGTGGTGATATAGCTGCGTAAAATTCCAGACTGGCAGAAAGAAATATAAATAGTCCATGTATATGTCAAATTTCAGAATGTATAatctatttttttcatgttatctGTAACAAGGATTTTGCCATACTTTGGAAGAAAAATACGCTACATTTTGACCTTAGCAGAGAACAAGACACCTTTTAGAACGATAACAAATATTTTGCAAGTGAAAGTTTTGTACCATCtagtattttgtttaaagcaGTATTTATGATTCCAGGCCAAATTGGAGGAAAAACAAAGTTCAGACAGGCAGACGAAGGAGGAATTGATAAGTATTCAGGGAAGCCCTCTAGGAAGTGCCAGTGAGCCATTGCTGCATGGGTCAGTGTGTGAACCTCTTGGTGGTGAAGTGAAGACCAGTCAGTCAGTCTCTGAAATGCATTCATCGTTAGAAGATATGGACGCGGATGCTTCATCCACTTCGGGCTTTCAAGATGAAGTATCAGTGTGGGCCAAAGGAGCAGGCCCAGATCCACCACATGTAAAGGTAACCTATTTCTCCTCTACGAACAGTGTGCTGGAACCTTCTGACCATGTCCTGGAAAAGATTGCACCAAGAAATGACCACACGCGCTGGGCATTGGCTGCAGCTCTGAAGTCTGAGTCCTCACTTGATACAAGACCAGTGTTGGTAAGCAGTCCTAGGAACGATGACACAAGGCGTGCTCTGGCAACAAATACAGATGTCCGTGCTACAGAGTATGAAGAATCACCGACAGAGGATATAGATATGAGGAGAACCACAGAGCAGAAAAGGGAAATTCTAAAGGTACTGTATGCATATTTTACAGGTGCAtgtcaaaacaaaagaaagtgtTTCACCCAAGTACTCTTTGTTAATGACATTTCTGCTGCTTGTCAAAAATTGCCACAATTTTTATTAAACACTTCTGCCGAATTAGTTCAATTAATGTAGCTGTGTCCATTCGTCTGCATGTCATTCCATACATCAAGCTTTAGTTTTTGTGCAATAACTGCTCCAAAAATTATCCGAACTTTGGTAAATGTTTTTGAGCAGTTTGACTTGggatatttggtgggtacatcctTCGTCAGTTTTGCAGGCTGCTGtgcagccttttttttttttattagaatgTTTCTTTACAAAAGCTCTTGCAGTATAGCATATTATTTTCCACCTTGCTTTAGTTGTCTCAAGATTTAGTTTAGCACTAGATTGAtataatattgtaaatattgttaaGTTTAGAGCCCACTTGTCACAAGATTTAGTTTGGCACTAGATTGACTTAACGCAGTTAATGGCGGTATAGAACTCATTTATCACAACACTTAGTTCTCCACTAAATTGACTTCATCTTGTTGAAGACACTTGGAAGTTTgaattttgcttgtttttttttttgtaaaaacatttaCTGTTCAGTTTTGTTCCAAGCCTGGATTTAGGATTAGCACAATCTCTGTTGAAAGTAACGATTATTACCAAGCAACGTTGccaatatataatatatttgtttttcagtttcatGTTAAAGGACCTAGTCAGAAGGGCATTGGCCGAGGAAGATTTCAACCTAACCAGCATCAAGGGAAGCCCATATCCTCCATCGGTGGTCAAACTCGCAGACCAGCATATCATAGGTCCTATAAACAGAATTCGGCACTGTACCGCTCTTCAGGCCTGCTCAGGAATTGTAGTGGAAGAGATGCACATGTTCCTGTTGTCCAAAGATACCCATTTGCTGTGGAAGAACAATCATCATGTGTGCACTATTACCCAAACACCTCATACAACAATTACCCATCTCACCAAAGTAAGTGTGCATTGTCAAGTGTATGGTGGGATGTGTGCTAGATTTCAGAttagctttcagaaacacaGATCTTCACTCTTCCTTTCACTATCCTGGACCTTGGTCTTTTCTTCTGTGCTGTCCTCAATATTTCAAAGCTGTGTAGCGAGAAAGTGTGAAGTGTCAGTACCGGTGTCGGTGTTGGTGTCCaggtaaacttttttttttatttatagctCCTGTATAGTGGCTCTCATTTATGGAtagaaggttaagctttttcttaTAGCTTCTGCACATGTATAATGGGgtcttatttattgattgaaggttaagctttttttgtttAGCTGTatagtctaaggtatggtgtgtaaatgcacattctcagatggcaagttaagcttttatttttttatctcctgTATAATGGCAATCATGTGGATCTCCAACATACAGCGATAGAAAGTTGTGTTTTTGAATGATTTTACTTGACAAATAAATTGACAAATTGACTTTCCGTTCAGAATTTAGAAGTTACATAAACTTTagtttgttttctgtcataaaCATTCTCTAGAAATTAAACCATGAAGGGCAACAATTTCTTGTATACGAGATTTATGTCTCgatttaccatttttgttcTTAAGAAAGGTTTCATGTAggattacaatttttatgcacgtgcctacgtacatgtaggataaGGGGTATTGGGTTCCTCTGGCGATTTTACCGTTTTCCTGTTTTATGGACACAGATTGACAAGCCTTTCTTGTAGGGCTACAGTGTCTTATGCACTTGTCTAGATGAGGTTTTTGTCTCTAGCTAGTTTACCAGATTTGAagagtgtaagaatttaccttggtatatatcaatttatatggtatacacagtatctgtagaaagctttccacatctgtattagTACTAGGAGCGTATTACACTGGCCGATGCATGTGCCTCCCTATACTGTGATGGAATGTCTAAACCATCCACACAAGACAGTGACTGTTGTCCGCTAAGTATttggtcagccaatcagagggctgcagTGGCCACTCATAGTACACAGGATTGCCACACAGGATTGCCATGAATCCTTCCCATGACAGGATTGCCTGTCATGGGAAGCGATGTGCGTATTACTCCAGCAAATTtaggtttgcacacatgtaaggAAAGGTAACAAAAGGCAGATGCTCCATTGTTGATGGTCTGCAGGTGTGTTAATTACTgtaagttacaaaattaataactTTGACTTCTTTTGTGTATCAGAATCCACTTCAAGAGTAAAGCTGAACTTCTGCTTTCACATGTATCCCACATGCGCAATTCCAAGTTTTACAGAGGTGAAAAGCAGAAGATAGAATCAGTGTTGAATGTGTGTCAgaatctgcatgtatatgatcCTTCCCATTGGCATATTTCTAAAGTTGTGGTATCTGTTGAAAGTCTGTAAAAATAGTATGTTTGTCCGTCATTTTCCATAACCACCCATACGCTGTCAGCTGTTGTTGTGCACCAGGAATAATATCAATGACCCTGGATCTGTTTGATGCTGCTGTATTTTACAAGAATCTTCTGCGAGACAACTTTAAGAAGTCAATTTTGTACTAATATATGGTCTGCTTACAGGTAACTTGGTTTGTATGCCAAATTATGGCATGCCTGGAAACATGCCTGGAAACATGCCTGTTGGCAATCCTGTTTTGGCATATGTAGGTATCTGTACTTTTGCTGTTTATGGTTTCTGTTATTGACTACTACCACTTTCCAAAACTAACAGCATGTTGCATATGTTCCTTGAATGTTCTCTTCCAGGTGATGAGAATTTGGATGATATATCATCTCCTCAACTGAATCACAAAGTTTAGTAAGTTCAGTCATATTGTTATGAGCACTGGCTTCACTTCATGAATCTCTCTGAAGGATCTGTAGGCTAGGCGTTGCTGAATATTGTCTGGAAAAGttatttgaaaagaattgtGTATTTCTTGGTGAGAAAAATCATATTGACCAACcttgcaaatgaaaaaaaatgtaaacaaatgttttgtaGAGATGCCATGTGGAAATTTTCGTAGGTTTTAAgattgaatacatatatatgttaatgtGTCCCTTAAAACAGGTGCTGTATGAGTTAAGCTCCTCCTAATCTCACCTTCATGGACATACATGAACTGTAATAAATTTACTAATGTGACAGAGATGGTCTAATTCACTtaaataacatcattagtttCCTCATTTCATGTTGatgtttattttcagaaagttaACATGTTGCATTTTGCCAAAGGCACCATCTGAGGTTAACAAAGCTATTTTGAATATGACCATAAAACATGTTCTGCTACCATCCAGTTGTTACTTGTTATGTTGATCTATTAGCTGCTTGATACAAATtattgtataatacatgtacaagagttTGCTACAGGGCGTGAATGGGTAATTGAGCACTTTTGTGAAAACAAGCTGGCATATTCTATCCAGATTCAGATGTGTGAAAGCAAACAGAATCAGTACTAATGATGGTTTATTTcctttagagagtcgcctatattcagctctagATGTAAATTTGGTCatattcgctaccaaaattgcctttagtcattgacacgtaacaacactagctctacacatggatatgttggaagtccatatcattgcaaggaaaatgaaattagaacactttttctaattcataatgttaaagtcgaTAAGCCTGGTTTCCACGGAAAGTAACCAAtgccttgggtgacgtcagAGTTATTCAAACAACAATGGTATGCTGGATATTTGGCTGAATTCAACATGTTTGATGgagggtgacaccagttacctaaactgctatcgacttaactgcaaaccctgttactgacactgatTCTAACAGCATTTTCCTCATAATAGTATGGAtgttcaacatgtcaatgtgtcAAGCTTGGAATGTTACATGTtactggctaaaggcaattttggtaacggatatgactgattttacagacagctatCTAAAAGAAATACCCTGCAGCTGCTCTCTGAGAAAGACAGACGACTGTAATGGCTTTAAGACTTAACATATCAAATCATACCTAGACCGTACTTTCAGTCACACGCAGTGTTAATTCTGTTCGTTTTTataattgaaatacatgtagttaaaaccCTCTCCTGAATTTTCCGTATCATTCAGAACATGTGACTCTAAATCTCTGGTTAATTAGTTT
Encoded proteins:
- the LOC135462213 gene encoding uncharacterized protein LOC135462213 isoform X1 gives rise to the protein MGKVKSVQPCYGSETGIEPTPNYDCHISAVSARAGDPFYPKLMKSQIFFYEYTDEALPAPCPRQCLPYAILTYKRPKHCAPVDHHSLKRNFFRSGKDRAEPGAQGPVSGEDASSYTDTTPGRYRAGSQHHRHNSGEADPRLSPSGTSIGRGRGAPLLPDPSLTIQQASTPDSGQPWSSGQNYPAPGLQSSSLYRRPLLQTPTLASATSDTTLSEGGHPLGPQRFVEDPRLACRSSQTSSASCSEQSYGDLERPLVMESPPVTGVTAEMCVLKVHQVEESSYQSITNSSKCTDMNTAVYANGLKSTEPQTLLNSRTTVAVSIPPLLPSAHLQHVNVSKVQESLTESQVAMLKQALNTSHVVSPMNLLSQQLAGEGLMSPGLSCSVTQGQTPLSSPLQKPKAGKQKLSLESYRQKKRKASSGQSANLSSDNQISGQSPQGSTLVPQQQQLTSDSVTCAEESSDFANLNPPQIEPEHPTLPVKGILKTRKASVEDISPVDDARMDQDTSVVVSELKDKHSLALQAPGSPCSVISSVSSIDGSSVTSSLSSNLAGSVTHSPAQADHKKNTQPKKKKKVNRMMMGYKKRRKRKRKSKSTTKADEVKEADDSVCDLDTSPSTDCLTKAESERSLPPQPKSRSNPLWNLASPPNDNDIDYNDFSYEQPHHFEMSIPDGLSPPPPLPAKRACLDLHRFGINHWSEAATDPRFQPSVLLVRSKVDAQTSIVSVPKDEDLLFDCPDSPDCASLVMVSDEKPSDVVRNTEIAVVKGPQRDTGCEGVADVGTEGICESDTTCEAFNVKPVPDDCNTQLSENNPAEDTRVTAKRTSVIDSNMYDVGEIEAAIDRHIKQSHAEDMYPKWPGITHPDLSKPVLCPGKRSTSQSTTQTSESVLCESGMEVSMDIIHRVAANILPYMEGNHSVSEISSTIAAILSPLPLPVPSLPVPARTSLPVPAPTSLPVPAPTLLPVSVPTSLPVQTLLNLPTALPVPVQTSLPLLTSLPVPAPTSLPVPTSLHEPASLTVPMSVPVTVPETCEKPVYPLESTENTMISPASPGQDYDSTSIALAILHEDSDDDDIFNPQPSPAKSDSNPAPSDDLYSAYIPESTHKTTNSESAEQTAAKWLGQMAQLCNMRKEEPEKTQLDFFESVRKTLNLNIRVHSAALPEEIPQVKTEQKNVSPEPEILTGASLVKPLTVKAEAELQIEVEKESQWDLKQCEETESTDQNIPVLSRVKQETFKHERKRPDKTIPVVSGAKCHRTVRDAQTGKNKQKNGKQVVVLTAAESEHNLSEGYESSTALNIHPDQIKPEVVKDSCQDTGLPPGDKHDQSDILRWFQDMITPKPGEKSQLISQTSNKNKTGVDRQLDRQSSADASQFENSVKEKVTNDIRSSEKGRSSRDSATVSNSECLSKRRHSLHSVSSSPSPGRGLVRQKSRRSPSDEGRYCDSATRTARSSSYASSRLSEREHHRYRSPSDSPRYCSGRRYSRNSYSRSRSHSPRRRHSGHSSSSGTSRHGSRTSSRSCSRSPDRRSDLLRRSPICRNRYRRKGRWSSSSRSFSRSHTPDSDREKKPLYRRSSICSPVSRRSSSSSPGRRVRDRSRSNSRSRYTRHSQGEWAPSQSSGTRSRKSPGTPVRRLRRQSSSQKSQSPGPLKHSEEIRHTVKRNSSPSLRRRSHRVSSRDKFPSDARQDGHDECCEGSDLSSGDEKEGCLSSVIVSHRVRRSSCDKTEERRSSVGYFKIENHDYDNNEAIQEKKATREGVCYGQDKIIPVSLCMSQVAVLSTVLNSSGSPVRQFEAKTLDDLDSERARLLLELDDLKNSDSDTASVISHYSKASNCSHGNKKLSPVQKNTKFEEEKAVADGKQIKLESKSSNASILTPETFRSEMTNSSCLPNAILESQQGLLQNFGSSQSPEPYYSQPQCSNLQTPVIAESWSSIMCNIENEKQEVVRGHTLNVSKVEQTQTLPGTVSENVPDMFQLECKTALNKMEKLKRKQEGQRAQALFNSPLHTWLSLFIPSSSNVYDEVLQEICRCMKLPRTKIFSGLSKKSRKATRKIADRLARICTAMEGTSDKIKTSTSISMDSPSSAGSYYTVKDWFATFINPGAKYFNAVVEDALLSLDISPFYKITSLPNEHCSQLRNRAEFYRKLWEKLNLPSYTDSSGSVNCTEQSTESDIQQPPLSKAQKPVENLNEGNYCYRVRNYSVPTTSLQETVLCDSCGKNPDIIGLNLAIKNLKEVKTSVERAAAYLKEYVGHMKIVLWNAKAFQSIRFSLDKSRGLLSTVNAFSSPIKRHFCDLAPAYENLVKVIGFSKYFFFKSRKVQIELVISSLKAVLEILDSAILSATCSLGELQVPEINTEENHESCNQCFHYIHTSLQSTAASDFISLEANQSSGHSSNNMYSPSEPTSEHSSADEQSQIPKFNFNTSWLLKDILATFERLKKTFENGHLDCSWKGTRMLEEITEKLLLPDEMRHGILYGGQGIWLQQTLSKKKYYQLMSFRGEILRINQLLQKYNERKLTLQHLQRSKRKMLNKRWNVFSIYTDKLSHASLQRLQDQSKILNECLLCLESARYPEIQTYKTDEMRERLQHLVERIPAAIELCQKGLAKLEEKQSSDRQTKEELISIQGSPLGSASEPLLHGSVCEPLGGEVKTSQSVSEMHSSLEDMDADASSTSGFQDEVSVWAKGAGPDPPHVKVTYFSSTNSVLEPSDHVLEKIAPRNDHTRWALAAALKSESSLDTRPVLVSSPRNDDTRRALATNTDVRATEYEESPTEDIDMRRTTEQKREILKFHVKGPSQKGIGRGRFQPNQHQGKPISSIGGQTRRPAYHRSYKQNSALYRSSGLLRNCSGRDAHVPVVQRYPFAVEEQSSCVHYYPNTSYNNYPSHQSNLVCMPNYGMPGNMPGNMPVGNPVLAYQAHAVTKTVPKQDPWFRRY
- the LOC135462213 gene encoding uncharacterized protein LOC135462213 isoform X2 yields the protein MGKVKSVQPCYGSETGIEPTPNYDCHISAVSARAGDPFYPKLMKSQIFFYEYTDEALPAPCPRQCLPYAILTYKRPKHCAPVDHHSLKRNFFRSGKDRAEPGAQGPVSGEDASSYTDTTPGRYRAGSQHHRHNSGEADPRLSPSGTSIGRGRGAPLLPDPSLTIQQASTPDSGQPWSSGQNYPAPGLQSSSLYRRPLLQTPTLASATSDTTLSEGGHPLGPQRFVEDPRLACRSSQTSSASCSEQSYGDLERPLVMESPPVTGVTAEMCVLKVHQVEESSYQSITNSSKCTDMNTAVYANGLKSTEPQTLLNSRTTVAVSIPPLLPSAHLQHVNVSKVQESLTESQVAMLKQALNTSHVVSPMNLLSQQLAGEGLMSPGLSCSVTQGQTPLSSPLQKPKAGKQKLSLESYRQKKRKASSGQSANLSSDNQISGQSPQGSTLVPQQQQLTSDSVTCAEESSDFANLNPPQIEPEHPTLPVKGILKTRKASVEDISPVDDARMDQDTSVVVSELKDKHSLALQAPGSPCSVISSVSSIDGSSVTSSLSSNLAGSVTHSPAQADHKKNTQPKKKKKVNRMMMGYKKRRKRKRKSKSTTKADEVKEADDSVCDLDTSPSTDCLTKAESERSLPPQPKSRSNPLWNLASPPNDNDIDYNDFSYEQPHHFEMSIPDGLSPPPPLPAKRACLDLHRFGINHWSEAATDPRFQPSVLLVRSKVDAQTSIVSVPKDEDLLFDCPDSPDCASLVMVSDEKPSDVVRNTEIAVVKGPQRDTGCEGVADVGTEGICESDTTCEAFNVKPVPDDCNTQLSENNPAEDTRVTAKRTSVIDSNMYDVGEIEAAIDRHIKQSHAEDMYPKWPGITHPDLSKPVLCPGKRSTSQSTTQTSESVLCESGMEVSMDIIHRVAANILPYMEGNHSVSEISSTIAAILSPLPLPVPSLPVPARTSLPVPAPTSLPVPAPTLLPVSVPTSLPVQTLLNLPTALPVPVQTSLPLLTSLPVPAPTSLPVPTSLHEPASLTVPMSVPVTVPETCEKPVYPLESTENTMISPASPGQDYDSTSIALAILHEDSDDDDIFNPQPSPAKSDSNPAPSDDLYSAYIPESTHKTTNSESAEQTAAKWLGQMAQLCNMRKEEPEKTQLDFFESVRKTLNLNIRVHSAALPEEIPQVKTEQKNVSPEPEILTGASLVKPLTVKAEAELQIEVEKESQWDLKQCEETESTDQNIPVLSRVKQETFKHERKRPDKTIPVVSGAKCHRTVRDAQTGKNKQKNGKQVVVLTAAESEHNLSEGYESSTALNIHPDQIKPEVVKDSCQDTGLPPGDKHDQSDILRWFQDMITPKPGEKSQLISQTSNKNKTGVDRQLDRQSSADASQFENSVKEKVTNDIRSSEKGRSSRDSATVSNSECLSKRRHSLHSVSSSPSPGRGLVRQKSRRSPSDEGRYCDSATRTARSSSYASSRLSEREHHRYRSPSDSPRYCSGRRYSRNSYSRSRSHSPRRRHSGHSSSSGTSRHGSRTSSRSCSRSPDRRSDLLRRSPICRNRYRRKGRWSSSSRSFSRSHTPDSDREKKPLYRRSSICSPVSRRSSSSSPGRRVRDRSRSNSRSRYTRHSQGEWAPSQSSGTRSRKSPGTPVRRLRRQSSSQKSQSPGPLKHSEEIRHTVKRNSSPSLRRRSHRVSSRDKFPSDARQDGHDECCEGSDLSSGDEKEGCLSSVIVSHRVRRSSCDKTEERRSSVGYFKIENHDYDNNEAIQEKKATREGVCYGQDKIIPVSLCMSQVAVLSTVLNSSGSPVRQFEAKTLDDLDSERARLLLELDDLKNSDSDTASVISHYSKASNCSHGNKKLSPVQKNTKFEEEKAVADGKQIKLESKSSNASILTPETFRSEMTNSSCLPNAILESQQGLLQNFGSSQSPEPYYSQPQCSNLQTPVIAESWSSIMCNIENEKQEVVRGHTLNVSKVEQTQTLPGTVSENVPDMFQLECKTALNKMEKLKRKQEGQRAQALFNSPLHTWLSLFIPSSSNVYDEVLQEICRCMKLPRTKIFSGLSKKSRKATRKIADRLARICTAMEGTSDKIKTSTSISMDSPSSAGSYYTVKDWFATFINPGAKYFNAVVEDALLSLDISPFYKITSLPNEHCSQLRNRAEFYRKLWEKLNLPSYTDSSGSVNCTEQSTESDIQQPPLSKAQKPVENLNEGNYCYRVRNYSVPTTSLQETVLCDSCGKNPDIIGLNLAIKNLKEVKTSVERAAAYLKEYVGHMKIVLWNAKAFQSIRFSLDKSRGLLSTVNAFSSPIKRHFCDLAPAYENLVKVIGFSKYFFFKSRKVQIELVISSLKAVLEILDSAILSATCSLGELQVPEINTEENHESCNQCFHYIHTSLQSTAASDFISLEANQSSGHSSNNMYSPSEPTSEHSSADEQSQIPKFNFNTSWLLKDILATFERLKKTFENGHLDCSWKGTRMLEEITEKLLLPDEMRHGILYGGQGIWLQQTLSKKKYYQLMSFRGEILRINQLLQKYNERKLTLQHLQRSKRKMLNKRWNVFSIYTDKLSHASLQRLQDQSKILNECLLCLESARYPEIQTYKTDEMRERLQHLVERIPAAIELCQKGLAKLEEKQSSDRQTKEELISIQGSPLGSASEPLLHGSVCEPLGGEVKTSQSVSEMHSSLEDMDADASSTSGFQDEVSVWAKGAGPDPPHVKVTYFSSTNSVLEPSDHVLEKIAPRNDHTRWALAAALKSESSLDTRPVLVSSPRNDDTRRALATNTDVRATEYEESPTEDIDMRRTTEQKREILKFHVKGPSQKGIGRGRFQPNQHQGKPISSIGGQTRRPAYHRSYKQNSALYRSSGLLRNCSGRDAHVPVVQRYPFAVEEQSSCVHYYPNTSYNNYPSHQSNLVCMPNYGMPGNMPGNMPVGNPVLAYVASTCCDENST